A genomic segment from Triticum dicoccoides isolate Atlit2015 ecotype Zavitan chromosome 1A, WEW_v2.0, whole genome shotgun sequence encodes:
- the LOC119270356 gene encoding uncharacterized protein At5g01610-like has product MATYPLLLPLLAAVAVAAASSAEDTPTAYEMLERYDFPRGILPEGVEGYELDRDGGFQVYFPRECEFLLAKQWLVKYDRRIAGAASAGKLAALQGIYVKVLFLWIPVAEVDRAGERLSFYISPVSTSFPLSDFASSPHCRGYHDRAAVAAAVS; this is encoded by the coding sequence ATGGCCACctaccccctcctcctccccctcctcgccgccgtcgccgtgGCGGCAGCGTCGTCCGCGGAGGACACGCCAACGGCGTACGAGATGCTGGAGCGGTACGACTTCCCGcggggcatcctgccggagggggtggaggggtacgaGCTCGATCGGGACGGCGGCTTCCAGGTGTACTTCCCGCGGGAGTGCGAGTTCCTGCTAGCCAAGCAGTGGCTGGTCAAGTACGACAGGCGCATCGCCGGCGCCGCCAGCGCGGGCAAGCTCGCGGCGCTGCAGGGCATCTACGTCAAGGTACTCTTCCTGTGGATCCCCGTCGCCGAGGTCGACCGCGCCGGCGAACGCCTCAGCTTCTACATCAGCCCCGTCTCCACGTCCTTCCCGCTAAGCGACTTCGCCAGCAGCCCGCACTGCCGCGGCTACCACGACCGCGCCGCCGTCGCTGCGGCCGTCTCGTGA